The sequence below is a genomic window from Nostoc flagelliforme CCNUN1.
TTTAAAGCCTTAGGCGGCAATCAGTACCTACAGGCTACAGCCTGGGACTTCAAGACCCTCTGCAAAGCTGATTAATTCCAAGTATTCTGGATTTTCTACGAACTTTTTGGCTGCTAGCAATCCGGCAATGCTCCAAGTTTGATAAGTTCTGGCTTCTTTGCCAATCAAACGGCCATTGTTGCCATCGTAGTATTCTGGGAATTTATCCTTAAATAAACGCCTTTCGGCAATGGCGATCGCTGCTTGGGCAAGTTCTGTTCGACCTGCTTTCAGTGCTGCTGCGGTAAATAACCACAGCAAAACGGGCCAGTTACCGCCGTTGTGATAAGACCAAGCCCTGTTTTTAGAATCACATCCTGTAACAATTCTCCACTCTAAACCATCCATTGCTGGAAAGCAGATTTTAACAGGCATATAGCCGATCAAGTCTTGCCAACGTTGGGCAAATAAATTCATAATGCTTTGAGATTCTTTTTCACTGGCTAAGGAAGCTAAGATTGCCATCAGATTTCCCAGAGCAAAAAAGCGAAAATCTATCCGTCCTGGTCCCAGATTTCCCGCTAAATATCCCCCAGTTTCGGGCAACCACTCGGTCAACCAAGTGGGGATTGATTCTGAGTTGATGTTGAATTTATTAACAATTTCTTTACCAAATTCGTTATCCTTGTAACGATAAATTTCCCCCAATCGCTTCAGGTCTAGCCAGTAATAGTTGCGGATATGATATTTCAAAGATCCCAATCGTCTATTGACTTTGCCAAGGTAGCTATCGCCATCCCCATCTGGTAAAAGCAATTCAGTAGCAGCTCTGAGGGACGCATAGAATAATACTTGAATTTCTAGAGGATGTTCGTAGACTCCCATGCGACGGTCAATCATAAACGCGCCATCGGGAACTAACATTGTTGGGTACATGGAAAAGCGATGTACCAAGCAAAGATCCAAAATTAACTTGATTCCTGCTTGAAAATCTGGCTGACGCGCTAGAGTCAAATCGCCTGTAGCTTTTTCATAGGCGCGTAGCAAGAGAATCCACCACATACAAGAATCAATTGGGGGAACACGAGCGATCGCTAGTTCACCAAAATCAGCGACTAAAAATTCCTCATTCCCATTAGAATGTACTTTGAAACTTGCAGGCATTAATCCCGCTCCTGGTTCAAAGCAGTCTATCTGCTTTTCATGACTTTGTAATTTCAGTGTTTCTACTAGGAAGTTACGCACAATCTCTGCTTTGCCGTGCATGAGAAACACCAAGGCAGAAGGGACAAAATCGCGGAGGAAGCACTGGTCATAATTGAGTGCATCTGACTCCGCATCCTGGGCAGCTACAGTACCAATGGGTTTTCCCTGGTAATAAATTATCGACTCTTCTAACAATTCCCAGGCTTCTGCTTCGAGCAGACTGTTCTTATCGATCGCGCTAGTCATGGGCGTTTAATTCCACTAATGGTATGTATCGGCTCAATTGTGGAAAGTACGCAAGCCTACCTCAATGAAGAGGCAGGGAGCAGGGGGACATGACTTCTTCCTCCTGCTGTGGAGCAGAGCAGAATATAGGTCTGAATCTCCTACAACAACCAAGCGTAGTTCTCGTACCATACGGGAAGCTAACGCAACAGGCAGGGTGTTTTCACGTAGCTCTGCATTGCCCCTAGCTCTACCGTAAAGCCTGCGGCATAGCTACGCTTAGGGCGCAGCCTCTCCAAGAGTTGGGTCAACTGTCGAATCCCCTTTCTGTTCTATTCCCCTTGCTCCCTGCTCCCTGCTCCCTTGCCTCTTTTTCAAGCTGACCAAGATTCTCGGAAGTCAGCATACAGAGTCAATCCACCATCTACGAATAGGGTTTGTCCGGTGATGTAGGCGGCTTCATCCGAAGCTAAAAAAGCTACTGCGGCTGCCATCTCCTCTGAGGAGCCAGCACGCCCCATTGGGATGTGACTTTCCACGATCGCCTTTTTTTCGGGGTCATCTGTCCAGGCTTGATTTATTGGCGTGACTGTTGCTCCGGGGGCAATGGCGTTGACACGAATACCTTGCTTGGCATATTCCAATGCTAAAGTTTTGGTTAGGTTTTCCATACCACCTTTGCTAATGGAATAACTGATATACATGGGTCGCGGAATAATTTCGTGAACGCTGGAAATATTAATAATCACCCCCGGACGATTAACAGACAGGAGGTGTTTAATAGTTTCACGGGCGCAAAGATAAGCACCCCGGAGATTGACTGCAATTACCTGGTCAAAGTCTGCTGTGGTGACTTCGTGGGATGGACTTTCTTTTTGAATGCCAGCATTGTTAACTAGAATATCTAAACTGCCAAATTCCTTTACTACGGTGTTAACCATCTCAACAATGTTTGATTCTTGGGAGACATCTCCCTGAATCGGTAGCGACTTCACACCACAAGTTTCGATATTTCCGCAGGCTTTTTGCAATGCCATCTCTTCCGTGTCTGCCGCAGCTTCGGGGTCTTTGCGGTAATTGATAGCGATGTTGCACCCTTCTTGAGCGAGTCTGATAGCGATCGCCTGACCAATACCTGAAGTCGCACCTGTAATTAAAGCATTCTTTCCTTTTAACCCTATCATATTTCCTGCCTAAGCTGCCCTTACTTGAATTTGCACCAGTCAAAAAATTTTGGATTTTAGATTATTCTTTTGATTATTAAACTTGCTGTTGTCAACCCCCAATAGAGGTAATTTAAAAATAAAAAGCTTCTCGTTTGCATGAAGTACATTTCATCCCCAACTCTTCTCTTTGCCAAGGAGCTACGGTGTAAACACAAATTATACGATTACCTAAAAGTCCTCTAAAACCTCACCCTGTCCTATCGGACATCCCTTTCTTTAGTAAGGAGAGGGGCAGGTTTTGCACAAGCAAAACCAGGGGGAGGTATCTCAGGGGCAATGGGATTCGTCCCTAGCGCAAATTCGCTGGCACTTTTTTAGGAACTACCCAATAGTAAATAGTTTTGCCCTCTACAGTCAGCGTCTGGTCTGGTTTCCAGTCGCCCATATCGAAGGCATGGGAGACAATGCGAGTACCAGGTTTGAGTTCACTCAATAGCTTGGGACGAAGTCTGAGGTTGATTTCAGGCAGCAAGTAAAGTGTAACTACTGTTGCTTTACTAAAGTCAGTCTTGAACAAGTCTTGTTGGACAAACTTCACGCGATCGGTTACTCCTGCCTTCTGGGCATTCTCATTAGCTTCTTTGATGCGTTGGGGGTCAATATCTATGCCAAAACCCTGCGTACCAAACTTTTGTGCCGCAGTATTAACAATTCTGCCATCACCGCTACCAAGGTCGTAAAGCAGATCATTCTTACCCACTTTTGCCACTTTCAACATTGCATCTACCACTGCCTGTGGTGTAGGTACATAGGGAACATCGCCGGGGCGTTCTTGTGGTTGAGTTGTGGGAGTTGTTGTCGTAGCTGGTATTTCGGTTTCGGTCTGACCCGTTAAAGTAGAAGGTTGTGTCCCGGCTTCCAAATCTTGCTGTTGCGGCGCACATCCAGCAATTCCCAAGCTGGTAATACTAACGCCTGTAACCAGTAAAAACAGAATTTTTTTGAAGTTCATCAATTTTATCCTTGATTCAGTAGCTTGTGGTTAGTAGTTAGTAAAACAACTGATAAGTCATCTGATTTTGAATTGCTTGTAGTGTGAGGTTTAGGTTGCACAATCCAAAATCTTTCGACTGAGCGTAGCCGAAGTGTAAAACTATATTAGGGACTTCCAGAGAATAAATTAGCCAATTTATTCAGATGATATTTTTCTTTCTCCCCCCTGCTCCTGTCCCCCTGCCTCCACAACGATTGGTTGTTTTTGTAATTGAAAGTCCCTTAAGTCCTACCTTGGCGATAGTTATTCCAGAACAACAGGGGGATACCTGCTGCCACAACTAAAACACCTGCAACTGCTCCCACACCTGTATAAACCAAGCTGGAATAAAGCAAGTAAGCGCAAACGGCACAAAAGAGTAATGGTGTGAAAGGATAAAATGGCACACGGAATGGGCGCACTATGTGGGGTTCCCGGATTCGCAATACCAGGAGTGATATCCCGGAAAGCAAGAAGAAGAACCAAAATATCGGGGCGGTGTAATCCACCATTGTTTCAAATCCTTTGCGGGTGAGCGTGCCTAAAAAAACCAGTGCTAAGGCGATCGCAGCTTGCAACAATAAGGCATGGGTAGGACTACTAGGACGTTGTTGCCAGCGTCCCA
It includes:
- a CDS encoding glycoside hydrolase 100 family protein, whose product is MTSAIDKNSLLEAEAWELLEESIIYYQGKPIGTVAAQDAESDALNYDQCFLRDFVPSALVFLMHGKAEIVRNFLVETLKLQSHEKQIDCFEPGAGLMPASFKVHSNGNEEFLVADFGELAIARVPPIDSCMWWILLLRAYEKATGDLTLARQPDFQAGIKLILDLCLVHRFSMYPTMLVPDGAFMIDRRMGVYEHPLEIQVLFYASLRAATELLLPDGDGDSYLGKVNRRLGSLKYHIRNYYWLDLKRLGEIYRYKDNEFGKEIVNKFNINSESIPTWLTEWLPETGGYLAGNLGPGRIDFRFFALGNLMAILASLASEKESQSIMNLFAQRWQDLIGYMPVKICFPAMDGLEWRIVTGCDSKNRAWSYHNGGNWPVLLWLFTAAALKAGRTELAQAAIAIAERRLFKDKFPEYYDGNNGRLIGKEARTYQTWSIAGLLAAKKFVENPEYLELISFAEGLEVPGCSL
- a CDS encoding glucose 1-dehydrogenase → MIGLKGKNALITGATSGIGQAIAIRLAQEGCNIAINYRKDPEAAADTEEMALQKACGNIETCGVKSLPIQGDVSQESNIVEMVNTVVKEFGSLDILVNNAGIQKESPSHEVTTADFDQVIAVNLRGAYLCARETIKHLLSVNRPGVIINISSVHEIIPRPMYISYSISKGGMENLTKTLALEYAKQGIRVNAIAPGATVTPINQAWTDDPEKKAIVESHIPMGRAGSSEEMAAAVAFLASDEAAYITGQTLFVDGGLTLYADFRESWSA
- a CDS encoding class I SAM-dependent methyltransferase, with translation MNFKKILFLLVTGVSITSLGIAGCAPQQQDLEAGTQPSTLTGQTETEIPATTTTPTTQPQERPGDVPYVPTPQAVVDAMLKVAKVGKNDLLYDLGSGDGRIVNTAAQKFGTQGFGIDIDPQRIKEANENAQKAGVTDRVKFVQQDLFKTDFSKATVVTLYLLPEINLRLRPKLLSELKPGTRIVSHAFDMGDWKPDQTLTVEGKTIYYWVVPKKVPANLR